A section of the Mastomys coucha isolate ucsf_1 unplaced genomic scaffold, UCSF_Mcou_1 pScaffold15, whole genome shotgun sequence genome encodes:
- the LOC116091140 gene encoding uncharacterized protein LOC116091140 isoform X4: MATAQASAAGHAATTPRLPATAPPAGPHPAGPTHRCSEQRRSGRASGRCALRRDRLQIKNAKTLPKISQGHRRQAGNEDPACLHPRFQSHLIIKTKEVTILRKLSFCSFELDFLLLPANGFLAYIISQLIDLEDQPPLLVSQLLEEIFCITGLMV, encoded by the exons ATGGCCACCGCCCAGGCCTCGGCCGCCGGCCACGCGGCCACCACGCCCCGACTCCCAGCCACCGCCCCTCCCGCCGGGCCCCACCCGGCCGGTCCGACTCACCGGTGTAGTGAACAACGCAGGTCTGGCCGCGCTTCGGGAAGGTGCGCCCTGAGGAGAGACAGACTGCAG ATAAAGAATGCTAAGACCCTACCAAAGATTTCACAGGGGCACAGAAGACAGGCAGGGAATGAAGATCCAGCCTGCCTCCATCCTAGGTTTCAAAGCCATCTTATCATAAAGACAAAGGAG GTGACCATTCTGAGGAAGCTCTCCTTTTGCTCGTTTGAATTGGACTTTCTGCTACTTCCAGCTAATGGATTCTTGGCTTATATAATATCCCAACTGATAGATCTTGAAGACCAGCCACCCTTACTGGTTTCCCAGCTGCTTGAAG